The Plutella xylostella chromosome 12, ilPluXylo3.1, whole genome shotgun sequence genome includes a window with the following:
- the LOC125489299 gene encoding uncharacterized protein LOC125489299, with protein sequence MVKCFKCTKAVTKKSPGIQCSKCNKWIHCECANISADQLSALVATDSIDWKCRICTGNVKPKRLSCILPEAEEEDNTDSESIPTAAQDKFTQKMLSDIRREVREIVRTELQVTLQYYSDKIDEYEEKISRYESNLKTVENQCKDMKNTYLNLKLKNDVLEQKINAMEQRQMSNLIEICGVSESENENLQDITSKICAKLQLSSADASKAYRKKKMRPNVAVQGPPSPIVVSLREGCRDQWLSSSRNTSITGRDLGREDSTRIYIRESLTPTTAFLLWKSKKDLKETGLCKFVWLKNGVVLAKKTENDKAHVIRSESDMERMKEVFSK encoded by the coding sequence atggttaaatgttttaaatgtacaaaagcgGTTACTAAGAAAAGCCCGGGCATACAATGTAGTAAGTGCAACAAGTGGATACATTGTGAATGTGCAAATATTTCCGCAGATCAGCTAAGTGCATTGGTTGCGACGGACTCCATTGATTGGAAATGTCGAATTTGCACGGGGAATGTGAAACCAAAACGGCTTTCATGCATTCTACCCGAAGCAGAGGAGGAGGACAACACCGATAGTGAGTCAATACCAACTGCTGCGCAAGACAAATTCACACAGAAAATGCTTAGCGACATACGACGAGAAGTTCGAGAAATCGTTAGAACGGAATTGCAGGTTACCCTACAATATTACTCCGATAAGATCGACGAATACGAAGAAAAAATATCCAGATACGAATCGAACCTTAAAACCGTTGAGAACCAGTGTAAAGACATGAAAAACACCTATCTAAATCTTAAACTGAAGAACGACGTGCTAGAACAGAAGATAAACGCAATGGAACAACGTCAGATGTCAAATCTTATTGAAATTTGCGGCGTAAGTGAATCAGAAAACGAAAACCTACAAGATATAACCTCCAAGATATGCGCTAAGCTCCAACTGAGCTCTGCTGACGCATCAAAAGCATACAGAAAGAAGAAGATGCGACCTAACGTGGCCGTACAAGGACCCCCATCGCCGATAGTGGTGTCTCTGCGCGAAGGATGCCGCGACCAGTGGCTATCGAGCTCCAGGAACACATCCATCACCGGCAGGGACCTGGGACGCGAGGACAGTACCCGCATCTACATACGTGAGTCACTTACACCTACTACAGCTTTCTTACTGTGGAAGTCTAAGAAGGACCTAAAAGAGACAGGCCTTTGTAAGTTTGTTTGGCTAAAGAATGGAGTAGTCTTGGCAAAAAAAACCGAGAATGATAAAGCACACGTCATCAGATCAGAGAGCGACATGGAGAGAATGAAAGAGGTTTTCTCTAAGTGA